The Chryseobacterium sp. 52 genome includes a region encoding these proteins:
- a CDS encoding cytochrome d ubiquinol oxidase subunit II has translation MIYVVIGFLWLSICLYIILGGADFGAGIVELFTHKKARHKTQEIMYESIAPVWEANHMWLIIAIVILFVGFPEIYTTMSTYLHIPLVLMLVGIIARGTAFTFRHYDAVKDNMQVLYTQVFYYASLLTPFFLGLIAAATVSHSINPDAVGFLDLYIFSWLNWFGVSVGLFTVALCAYLASIFSLRETRDKADLTLMIKKSRQTMIFVVITGILVFLTAYISDIPLVMWVFSKPLGIMAIFFATVSLGLILRALNQRKLLPVRALAGFQMVMILIAATYQHNPDIILLGNGQHLSLLTHMAPPKTIAALGWALMLGSLFILPFLFYLMASFSKQRK, from the coding sequence ATGATCTACGTTGTTATAGGTTTTCTATGGCTTTCTATCTGCCTCTATATCATTTTGGGTGGCGCTGATTTCGGGGCCGGAATTGTAGAGCTTTTTACACACAAAAAAGCCAGACACAAAACACAGGAGATCATGTATGAATCTATTGCACCTGTATGGGAAGCCAATCATATGTGGCTGATCATTGCGATTGTTATTCTTTTTGTAGGATTTCCGGAGATTTACACCACAATGTCAACTTACCTTCATATTCCTCTGGTTCTGATGCTGGTGGGAATTATTGCAAGGGGAACCGCTTTTACATTCAGACATTATGATGCCGTAAAGGACAATATGCAGGTGTTATATACACAAGTCTTCTATTACGCAAGTCTATTGACACCTTTTTTCTTAGGATTGATTGCCGCTGCAACGGTTTCCCATTCTATCAACCCTGATGCCGTAGGGTTTTTAGATTTATATATCTTCAGCTGGCTAAATTGGTTCGGAGTATCTGTTGGCCTGTTTACGGTAGCATTATGCGCTTACCTTGCTTCTATCTTTTCATTAAGAGAAACCCGTGACAAAGCAGATCTTACCCTGATGATCAAAAAATCCAGACAAACAATGATTTTTGTAGTGATCACAGGAATATTAGTCTTTTTAACGGCTTATATTTCTGATATTCCCCTGGTGATGTGGGTATTTTCAAAACCGTTAGGGATTATGGCTATTTTCTTTGCCACTGTTTCTTTGGGGTTAATACTTCGCGCCCTGAATCAGCGAAAACTGCTTCCCGTGCGTGCACTGGCAGGATTTCAGATGGTAATGATCCTGATTGCGGCTACCTATCAGCATAATCCTGATATTATTTTATTAGGAAACGGACAGCATCTTTCATTGCTGACCCATATGGCACCTCCTAAAACGATTGCAGCTTTGGGATGGGCTCTGATGCTTGGCTCTCTTTTTATTCTTCCCTTTTTGTTTTATTTGATGGCTTCTTTCAGTAAACAAAGAAAGTAG
- a CDS encoding DUF3857 domain-containing protein, translated as MMKNFITKNRKISVAICCLAFNLSFAQHKFLVQPAFDEADLRKENSLIEKSAPAEILYRTVKFNVLRDYSIEKEYYSKIKIFNKEKAEEWLNIEIPLQTGEFLDNYNVKVYNISNGKVEKISIDKKDQLKENFVKGLKFYKLAIPNILDGSIIEYSYKITTKNVFSLTHYLEQTIPVVYQEYNLEYPDSLAYFFDNTGHFIAPKHQANITESRMGASYNIYRFGYENMKPIQKELFVKDQNRYRGKIKPELKKFITRYFSYEEISDWNAAAEKLSEIDNFGGYLKSNVKDIVPENIKTYYEPLERANKIFNFVKDNYKWNRKEGIFAEKTVNQLVKTKSGSAADINLLLIMLLRNAGIEANPLLISTVDNGILNITAPNIGNLNFVLAYVKINDKIYLYDATSFNSKADLLPERDWNDFGILLEKGKGISLSLKNTKTSKKELTVKASLDIESSTVKGIFSQKDNGMYGIESYDEFDINKDKYNESFKSKFGVDMKEVESKVLQNGDFETQMKFSGNSLIDVVGSKIVMNPLLFLTKENELFDQIEERKYSIDFISAFDKEKRVEIEIPEGYKVLSLPKDRKIRSNDKEISYSYKAETVGNKLIITSKVTTASQNYPKEYYPVFKQIWKVMSDSENQVISLDKIGV; from the coding sequence ATGATGAAAAATTTTATAACAAAAAACCGTAAAATTAGTGTTGCGATATGCTGTTTAGCCTTTAATCTGTCTTTTGCGCAGCACAAATTTCTTGTTCAGCCTGCTTTTGATGAAGCCGATTTAAGGAAAGAAAATTCTCTGATAGAAAAAAGTGCACCTGCAGAAATCCTTTACAGAACTGTAAAATTTAATGTTTTGAGAGATTATTCCATAGAAAAAGAATATTACTCAAAAATTAAAATATTCAATAAAGAAAAGGCCGAAGAATGGCTGAATATAGAAATTCCTTTACAAACAGGGGAGTTTCTCGATAACTATAATGTTAAAGTCTATAATATTTCGAACGGAAAGGTTGAAAAAATTTCAATTGATAAAAAAGACCAGCTGAAAGAGAACTTTGTCAAAGGACTAAAGTTCTATAAACTGGCTATACCTAATATTTTAGATGGATCTATTATTGAATACAGCTATAAAATTACCACCAAAAATGTATTTAGTCTTACCCATTATCTGGAACAGACTATTCCGGTAGTTTATCAGGAATACAATCTTGAATATCCCGACTCTTTGGCTTATTTTTTTGATAATACAGGTCATTTCATTGCACCAAAACATCAAGCTAATATTACAGAGAGCCGTATGGGCGCATCATATAATATTTACAGATTTGGATATGAAAATATGAAGCCTATACAGAAAGAGCTTTTTGTAAAAGACCAGAATAGATATAGAGGCAAAATAAAGCCGGAGTTAAAAAAATTCATCACAAGATATTTTTCATATGAAGAAATCTCTGACTGGAATGCCGCCGCAGAAAAGCTTTCTGAAATTGATAATTTTGGAGGCTACTTGAAGTCTAATGTTAAAGATATTGTACCGGAAAACATCAAAACATATTATGAACCTCTGGAGAGGGCGAATAAAATTTTCAACTTTGTAAAAGATAATTATAAATGGAATAGGAAGGAAGGGATATTTGCTGAAAAGACTGTAAACCAACTTGTAAAAACAAAATCTGGAAGTGCTGCTGATATTAACCTGCTTCTGATTATGCTTTTAAGAAATGCAGGAATCGAAGCAAATCCTTTATTAATTTCTACAGTGGATAATGGGATTTTAAATATAACAGCACCAAACATTGGTAATTTAAATTTTGTGCTGGCATATGTTAAAATAAATGACAAAATTTATCTGTATGATGCTACATCCTTTAATTCTAAAGCAGATCTCCTGCCTGAGAGGGACTGGAACGATTTCGGAATCCTGCTTGAAAAAGGTAAAGGAATTTCATTATCACTTAAAAATACTAAAACAAGCAAAAAAGAACTGACTGTAAAGGCTAGCCTGGATATAGAGAGTTCTACAGTTAAAGGGATATTTTCACAGAAAGATAATGGGATGTACGGGATAGAATCTTATGATGAGTTTGATATTAATAAAGATAAATATAACGAATCTTTTAAGTCAAAATTTGGAGTAGATATGAAAGAGGTAGAATCCAAAGTACTTCAGAATGGAGATTTTGAAACTCAGATGAAATTCTCAGGTAATAGTTTAATCGATGTTGTGGGAAGTAAAATTGTGATGAACCCTCTTTTATTTCTTACTAAAGAAAACGAATTATTTGATCAGATAGAAGAAAGAAAATATAGTATTGATTTTATTTCTGCATTTGACAAAGAAAAAAGAGTAGAGATTGAAATTCCCGAAGGCTATAAGGTGCTGAGCCTCCCTAAGGATAGAAAGATAAGAAGTAATGATAAAGAAATTTCGTACTCATATAAAGCAGAAACTGTAGGTAATAAACTTATCATTACATCCAAAGTAACCACTGCCAGCCAAAACTATCCTAAAGAATACTATCCTGTCTTTAAACAGATATGGAAAGTAATGTCGGATTCTGAAAATCAGGTGATTAGTTTAGATAAAATAGGAGTGTAG
- the lysS gene encoding lysine--tRNA ligase, whose product MQLSEQEIIRREKLNKLTEMGINAFPAEEYTITDTTESIKQDFSENKQVKIAGRLMSRRIQGKASFAELQDSKGKIQVYFNRDEICPGDDKELYNEVYKHLLDIGDIIGIEGTLFTTQVGEMTILVKNFTLLTKALRPLPQAKTDENGVVHDAFNDPELRYRQRYVDLTVNPQVKEIFVKRTKLFNAMRTFFNDAGYFEVETPILQSIPGGAAAKPFMTHHNALDIPLYLRIANELYLKRLIVGGFDGVYEFSKNFRNEGMDRTHNPEFTAMEIYVAYKDYNWMMDFTEKLLEFCAGQVNGNSESTFGEHTINWKAPYPRVSMTEAIQKYTGFDITGKTEKELFDFAKSIGIEVNETMGKGKLIDEIFGEKCEGNFIQPTFITDYPIEMSPLTKKHRSKEGLTERFELMVCGKEIANAYSELNDPIDQRERFESQMALSERGDDEAMFIDQDFLRALEYGMPPTSGLGIGMDRLIMFLTNNPSIQEVLFFPQMRPEKAVPQIELGEDEHAILDILKSGEQLPLSEVKEKSKLSGKKWDKASKTLTKNNLVKVEKIDEVVLMKLA is encoded by the coding sequence ATGCAATTATCAGAACAAGAAATCATTAGAAGAGAAAAGCTGAATAAGCTTACTGAAATGGGAATTAACGCATTCCCTGCGGAGGAGTATACGATTACAGATACTACAGAATCTATAAAACAGGATTTTTCTGAGAATAAACAGGTGAAGATCGCTGGTAGATTGATGTCCCGCAGAATTCAGGGGAAGGCTTCTTTTGCTGAGTTGCAGGACTCTAAAGGTAAGATCCAGGTCTATTTTAATAGAGATGAGATATGTCCGGGTGATGACAAAGAACTGTACAATGAAGTGTACAAACATCTTTTGGACATCGGAGATATTATCGGTATCGAAGGAACTTTATTCACTACTCAGGTAGGTGAAATGACGATTTTGGTAAAGAACTTTACACTTCTTACCAAGGCGCTTCGTCCGCTTCCTCAGGCTAAGACTGACGAAAATGGAGTAGTGCATGATGCCTTCAACGATCCTGAACTGAGATACAGACAGCGTTACGTAGATTTAACGGTTAATCCGCAGGTGAAAGAGATTTTCGTAAAAAGAACAAAATTGTTCAATGCGATGAGAACTTTCTTCAATGATGCCGGATATTTTGAGGTGGAAACCCCGATCCTGCAGTCGATTCCCGGAGGAGCGGCAGCAAAACCGTTTATGACGCACCACAATGCGTTAGATATACCTTTATATTTAAGAATTGCTAACGAATTATATCTGAAAAGACTGATCGTTGGTGGTTTTGACGGTGTTTATGAGTTCTCTAAAAACTTCAGAAATGAAGGAATGGACAGAACCCACAACCCTGAATTTACAGCAATGGAAATCTATGTAGCCTATAAAGATTACAACTGGATGATGGATTTCACAGAAAAACTTCTGGAATTCTGTGCTGGTCAGGTGAATGGAAATTCAGAATCTACTTTTGGAGAGCATACGATTAATTGGAAGGCTCCTTATCCAAGAGTTTCCATGACAGAAGCAATCCAAAAATATACAGGTTTCGATATCACAGGAAAAACTGAAAAGGAATTGTTTGATTTTGCTAAATCTATCGGAATTGAGGTGAATGAAACCATGGGGAAAGGGAAATTAATTGATGAAATCTTCGGTGAAAAGTGTGAAGGAAACTTCATTCAGCCAACGTTCATTACGGATTATCCTATTGAAATGTCTCCATTAACGAAGAAACACAGAAGTAAAGAAGGCTTAACAGAGCGTTTTGAATTAATGGTTTGCGGAAAGGAGATTGCTAATGCATATTCTGAGTTAAATGACCCTATTGATCAGAGAGAGCGTTTCGAATCCCAAATGGCTTTATCAGAAAGAGGAGACGACGAAGCAATGTTCATCGACCAGGATTTCTTAAGAGCATTGGAATATGGTATGCCTCCAACTTCCGGATTAGGAATTGGTATGGACAGATTGATCATGTTCCTTACGAACAACCCATCTATTCAGGAAGTATTATTCTTCCCGCAAATGAGACCTGAAAAAGCAGTACCTCAGATTGAATTAGGAGAAGATGAACATGCTATTCTGGATATTTTAAAATCCGGTGAGCAGCTTCCATTAAGTGAAGTGAAAGAAAAGTCTAAACTTTCAGGAAAGAAATGGGACAAAGCTTCCAAGACTTTAACTAAGAATAATTTGGTGAAGGTTGAGAAGATTGATGAAGTTGTTTTAATGAAGTTAGCATAA
- the gyrB gene encoding DNA topoisomerase (ATP-hydrolyzing) subunit B, with protein sequence MSQKQYTASSIQALEGMEHVRLRPSMYIGDVGVRGLHHLVYEVVDNSIDEALAGYCDTILVTIHDGESISVKDNGRGIPVDFHEKEQKSALEVVMTKIGAGGKFDKDSYKVSGGLHGVGVSCVNALSTLLVATVSLNGKLYQQKYSEGKALADVAEIGTTEERGTEVFFQPDATIFQELVYNYDTLATRLRELAFLNKGITITLIDERTPNEDGSFPVEVFHSEGGLKEFVEYIDGNRESIMEHVIFMEAERDDIPVEVAMRYNTSFSENLHSYVNNINTHEGGTHLAGFRRALTRTLKKYADDLGIPQKEKVEITGDDFREGLTAVISVKVMEPQFEGQTKTKLGNSEVSGAVDKIVGEMLSNFLEENPNEAKIIVQKVVLAAKARQAAKKAREMVQRKSPMGGSGLPGKLSDCSSKDPAESELFLVEGDSAGGTAKQGRDRHFQAILPLRGKILNVEKSMLHKVYDNEEIKNIYTALGVSVGTEEDSKALNMAKLRYHKVVIMTDADIDGSHISTLILTFFFRFMKELIENGYIYIAQPPLYLLKKGNKKVYAYNEKEREEFTLEMSPDGKGVEVQRYKGLGEMNPEQLWETTLNPEHRILKQVTIDNAVEADSIFSMLMGDEVPPRREFIEKNAKYAKIDA encoded by the coding sequence ATGAGTCAAAAACAATATACAGCTAGCAGTATCCAGGCCTTAGAGGGAATGGAACACGTTCGATTAAGACCATCAATGTACATTGGAGATGTAGGAGTAAGAGGTCTTCATCATTTGGTTTATGAAGTAGTAGATAACTCTATTGATGAGGCTTTAGCAGGGTATTGCGATACCATTTTGGTAACGATCCACGATGGAGAGAGCATCTCTGTAAAAGATAACGGTAGAGGAATTCCTGTAGACTTCCACGAAAAAGAGCAAAAATCTGCTCTTGAGGTGGTAATGACTAAAATTGGAGCAGGAGGAAAATTTGATAAAGATTCTTATAAGGTATCTGGAGGACTTCATGGAGTTGGTGTTTCTTGTGTGAATGCACTTTCAACTTTATTAGTTGCTACAGTAAGCCTGAACGGTAAATTATACCAACAGAAATATTCAGAAGGAAAAGCACTTGCAGATGTTGCGGAAATTGGGACTACCGAGGAAAGAGGAACAGAAGTGTTCTTCCAGCCGGATGCTACAATTTTCCAGGAACTGGTATATAATTATGACACGCTTGCTACAAGATTGCGTGAACTTGCTTTTCTTAATAAAGGAATTACCATCACTCTTATTGATGAGAGAACGCCTAACGAAGACGGATCTTTCCCTGTAGAAGTTTTTCATTCTGAAGGGGGATTAAAAGAATTCGTAGAGTATATTGATGGAAACCGTGAGTCTATTATGGAGCACGTGATCTTTATGGAAGCAGAAAGAGATGATATTCCGGTAGAAGTAGCGATGCGTTACAATACCTCATTCAGCGAGAATCTTCACTCTTATGTAAACAATATCAATACCCATGAAGGGGGAACTCACCTGGCTGGTTTCAGACGTGCTTTAACAAGAACACTGAAGAAATATGCGGATGATTTGGGGATTCCACAAAAAGAAAAAGTGGAAATTACGGGTGATGACTTCCGTGAGGGATTGACCGCTGTAATTTCTGTAAAAGTAATGGAGCCTCAATTTGAAGGACAGACCAAAACGAAATTAGGAAACTCTGAAGTTTCAGGTGCTGTAGATAAGATTGTAGGAGAGATGCTTTCTAACTTCCTGGAAGAAAATCCTAATGAAGCGAAAATTATTGTTCAGAAGGTAGTTTTAGCAGCAAAAGCAAGACAGGCTGCTAAAAAAGCCCGTGAAATGGTTCAGAGAAAATCCCCGATGGGAGGCTCCGGACTTCCGGGGAAATTATCTGACTGTTCATCAAAAGATCCGGCAGAATCTGAACTATTCTTAGTAGAGGGAGATTCCGCAGGTGGAACAGCTAAGCAAGGTAGAGACAGACATTTCCAGGCTATTTTGCCTTTAAGAGGTAAAATTCTGAACGTTGAAAAATCGATGCTTCATAAAGTATATGATAATGAGGAGATTAAAAATATCTATACGGCTCTTGGCGTATCTGTAGGAACTGAAGAAGATAGTAAGGCCTTAAATATGGCCAAACTGAGATATCATAAAGTAGTTATTATGACCGATGCCGATATTGACGGATCTCACATTTCTACACTGATTCTTACTTTCTTCTTTAGATTTATGAAGGAACTTATTGAGAACGGATATATCTATATTGCTCAGCCGCCTTTATATTTATTAAAGAAAGGAAACAAAAAGGTATATGCTTATAACGAGAAAGAACGTGAAGAATTTACTTTAGAAATGTCTCCGGACGGAAAAGGAGTAGAGGTTCAGCGTTATAAAGGTCTTGGAGAGATGAATCCTGAGCAGCTTTGGGAAACTACCCTTAACCCTGAGCACAGAATTCTGAAGCAGGTAACGATTGATAATGCAGTAGAAGCTGATAGCATATTCTCAATGTTAATGGGGGATGAGGTGCCGCCAAGAAGAGAATTTATTGAAAAAAATGCAAAATATGCAAAGATTGATGCGTAA
- a CDS encoding ClbS/DfsB family four-helix bundle protein, with protein sequence MIHYKDKSELIQAIKKNYLLYDQEFDHIKEDEKDIVKPGIDKSPSQNISYQLGWTSLLLQWESNESKGTEVQTPAPGYKWNNLGRLYESFYNKYSIYSLHQQREMLKNQVDEIAEWIETLDHETLFIPEQRKWATTPAKWPVWKWIHINTAAPFKNFRAQLRKWKKETGTE encoded by the coding sequence ATGATACATTATAAAGACAAAAGCGAACTGATTCAAGCTATAAAAAAGAATTACCTGCTTTATGACCAGGAGTTTGATCATATCAAGGAAGACGAAAAAGATATTGTAAAACCCGGAATTGATAAAAGCCCATCACAGAATATCTCATATCAGCTAGGCTGGACCAGTCTTCTGCTGCAATGGGAATCGAATGAGAGTAAAGGAACAGAAGTACAGACTCCTGCGCCGGGATATAAATGGAATAATCTGGGAAGGTTGTACGAATCTTTTTATAATAAATATTCAATCTATAGCCTTCATCAGCAAAGAGAAATGCTAAAGAACCAGGTTGATGAAATTGCAGAATGGATTGAAACCCTTGATCACGAGACTTTATTTATTCCTGAACAGAGAAAATGGGCTACAACACCAGCGAAGTGGCCCGTCTGGAAATGGATACACATCAATACCGCAGCTCCGTTTAAAAATTTTAGAGCACAGCTGCGGAAATGGAAAAAAGAAACCGGTACAGAATGA
- a CDS encoding DUF3857 domain-containing protein, which produces MMKILIIGALSTASIYFAQTYPVSAIPENLKKNASAVIRKETSAIQINKIDDIVYKKSSVITILNKDAVGYSIPRIAYGKGNNVSAVKVVIYDEKGTKVKSYSKSDFTDIAANPRGTFYSDNRMLVLPYDYSNFPYTVEFSYEIDDENTVFIPDYIPFYENNVSLEESSFSIINKSGINLRTKVYESRFGYAVVNAKAENGSFFYSFKNIAAIDTKDLAPSPEKILPKVSFSMDQFNLVGKKGNITSWQDFGKWYYDNLLNPVSVSTPQIKAEIAALNLSGTTEEKVRKIYQYMQSKTRYIFVALGIGGWQPMLPDEVQKKGYGDCKGLSNYMRTLLTEAGIQSYYAIINSNPSPISFDKDFPKMAGNHVILVIPTEKGNIWLENTSQEIAFNHLSFSTTDRNVLAVKSDGIEIMQTPTYSAEENAGTQYMDVQLNTDKTVSGTAKISYKGSQYDFNLIYLMLSEKDKINYMKAKLSTLDIESLDIKSITNNKEKAIIDLDISFKASNYSKTLGDGFIFRAVPVYNESFYSEDENRVLPFESKLSYHDEYHIAYQVPANYFIEEIPKDLNLVSEFGTYNISFIKENDKLIVKRSIKINKGLYSKEKYNEYVGFRKKILNSDNSKILISKKSS; this is translated from the coding sequence ATGATGAAAATTTTAATTATAGGAGCTCTGTCTACCGCTTCTATATATTTCGCACAAACTTATCCGGTTTCTGCTATCCCTGAAAACTTAAAGAAAAATGCAAGTGCTGTTATCCGGAAAGAAACTTCAGCTATACAGATTAATAAGATCGATGATATAGTTTATAAAAAATCATCTGTAATTACGATTCTTAATAAAGACGCGGTTGGTTATTCTATTCCCAGAATAGCATATGGAAAAGGAAATAATGTATCTGCTGTAAAAGTGGTTATCTATGATGAAAAAGGAACAAAAGTAAAATCATATTCTAAAAGTGATTTTACAGATATTGCTGCCAATCCGCGAGGAACATTTTATTCTGATAACAGGATGCTGGTACTTCCATATGATTATTCAAATTTTCCATATACAGTGGAATTCAGCTATGAAATAGATGATGAAAATACAGTATTCATTCCTGACTATATTCCATTTTATGAAAATAACGTTTCTTTAGAAGAAAGCAGCTTCAGTATTATTAATAAATCTGGGATCAATCTTCGTACAAAAGTCTACGAATCTCGGTTCGGATATGCTGTAGTGAATGCAAAAGCTGAGAATGGCAGTTTTTTTTACTCATTCAAGAATATAGCAGCCATCGATACTAAAGACCTTGCTCCAAGTCCGGAGAAAATATTGCCTAAAGTAAGTTTTTCAATGGATCAGTTCAATCTGGTTGGTAAAAAAGGGAATATTACTTCCTGGCAGGATTTCGGAAAATGGTATTATGATAATCTTCTGAACCCTGTTTCAGTTTCCACACCTCAGATTAAAGCTGAAATTGCAGCATTAAATTTATCAGGAACTACAGAAGAAAAGGTTAGAAAGATCTATCAGTATATGCAGAGTAAAACCAGATATATTTTTGTAGCACTTGGAATTGGAGGATGGCAGCCTATGCTTCCTGATGAAGTACAGAAAAAAGGATATGGAGACTGTAAAGGGTTGAGTAATTATATGAGGACCCTTTTAACCGAAGCGGGTATTCAATCCTATTATGCGATCATTAACTCAAATCCTTCACCTATAAGTTTCGATAAGGATTTTCCTAAAATGGCAGGAAATCATGTTATTCTTGTAATCCCTACTGAAAAGGGTAATATATGGCTTGAAAACACCTCTCAGGAAATTGCATTTAATCATTTAAGTTTCAGTACTACAGACAGAAATGTATTGGCTGTAAAATCCGATGGTATAGAGATAATGCAGACTCCCACCTATTCTGCTGAAGAAAATGCAGGGACTCAGTATATGGATGTCCAGCTAAATACAGATAAGACGGTTTCAGGAACGGCTAAGATTTCTTATAAAGGCAGCCAGTATGATTTTAACCTTATTTATCTTATGTTGTCGGAAAAAGATAAAATCAATTATATGAAAGCAAAGCTTTCTACTCTTGATATTGAAAGCTTGGATATTAAAAGTATTACGAACAATAAGGAAAAAGCAATTATTGATCTCGATATCAGTTTTAAAGCTTCCAATTACTCGAAGACACTTGGTGATGGTTTTATTTTCCGCGCAGTGCCTGTCTATAATGAAAGCTTTTATTCAGAGGATGAAAACAGGGTATTGCCTTTTGAAAGTAAACTTTCATATCACGATGAATACCACATTGCCTATCAGGTTCCAGCGAACTATTTCATAGAGGAAATCCCAAAAGACCTGAACCTTGTTTCTGAATTTGGAACCTATAACATTTCTTTCATAAAAGAGAATGACAAACTTATTGTAAAGCGCAGTATAAAAATCAATAAGGGATTGTATTCTAAAGAAAAATATAATGAGTATGTGGGGTTTAGAAAAAAGATTCTTAATTCTGATAATTCAAAAATTCTAATATCTAAAAAATCTTCATAA
- a CDS encoding cytochrome ubiquinol oxidase subunit I — protein MDDFIAARAQMALSLGFHIIFACVGMVMPFLMAFAHWKYLKTNNEVYKGLTKAWSKGVAILFATGAVSGTMLSFELGLLWPGFMKHAGPIFGMPFSLEGTAFFIEAIAIGFFLYGWEKFNKWFHWFCGFLVGLSGLASGILVVAANAWMNSPTGFDYINGQYVNIDPIKAMLNDAWFPQALHMTVAAFCATGFAVAGVHAFLIMKKKNVEFHTKAFRIAAGFALIGAFGAPLTGDVAAKSVAERQPIKLAAMEAHFETEKGAPFIIGGIPDQEKGEVKYAIKIPKVLSFLVSNDFNHEVKGLNDFPRDEWPPVAVVHYAFQIMIFFGVVMICIGSIYLYSFFFKKEWLNKNWLLKTFLIATPFGYIALEAGWTVTEVGRQPWIIYGIMKTIDAVTPMPGIQYSFYFFTAIFVSLSLIIIFLLKRQIQMVPKLYDPTDAQFNDKNKKS, from the coding sequence ATGGATGATTTTATTGCAGCCCGCGCACAGATGGCTTTATCGCTGGGCTTTCATATCATTTTCGCCTGTGTGGGAATGGTAATGCCCTTCCTGATGGCCTTCGCACACTGGAAATACCTTAAAACCAATAACGAAGTATACAAAGGGCTTACAAAAGCCTGGAGCAAAGGAGTTGCCATTCTGTTTGCTACCGGTGCCGTTTCTGGAACCATGCTTTCTTTTGAACTTGGACTTTTATGGCCGGGATTTATGAAACACGCCGGACCTATCTTCGGAATGCCGTTTTCTCTTGAAGGAACTGCATTTTTTATTGAAGCTATTGCCATTGGGTTCTTTTTATACGGTTGGGAAAAATTCAATAAGTGGTTCCATTGGTTCTGTGGATTTCTGGTAGGATTAAGTGGTCTGGCTTCGGGTATTCTTGTGGTTGCGGCCAATGCCTGGATGAATTCCCCTACAGGTTTTGATTATATCAACGGGCAGTATGTCAATATAGACCCTATCAAAGCGATGCTTAATGATGCCTGGTTTCCACAAGCTCTTCATATGACGGTTGCCGCATTCTGTGCGACAGGATTTGCCGTTGCGGGGGTTCATGCCTTTTTAATTATGAAGAAAAAGAATGTGGAATTTCATACAAAAGCATTCAGAATTGCAGCAGGATTTGCTTTAATCGGCGCATTCGGTGCACCATTAACTGGTGATGTTGCCGCAAAATCTGTTGCAGAGAGACAGCCTATTAAACTTGCCGCAATGGAAGCTCATTTTGAAACTGAAAAAGGAGCCCCTTTTATTATTGGCGGAATTCCTGATCAGGAAAAAGGAGAAGTAAAATATGCCATTAAAATCCCAAAAGTTTTAAGCTTTCTCGTGAGTAATGATTTCAACCACGAAGTAAAAGGATTGAATGATTTCCCAAGAGATGAATGGCCTCCGGTAGCCGTTGTTCATTATGCTTTTCAGATCATGATCTTCTTCGGTGTTGTGATGATCTGTATCGGAAGTATTTATCTGTATTCCTTCTTTTTCAAAAAGGAATGGCTGAACAAAAACTGGCTTTTAAAAACCTTTCTGATTGCCACACCTTTCGGGTATATTGCTCTGGAAGCAGGATGGACAGTTACTGAGGTGGGAAGACAGCCTTGGATCATCTACGGAATTATGAAAACGATAGATGCGGTAACACCAATGCCGGGAATCCAGTATTCTTTTTACTTCTTTACGGCTATTTTCGTGTCATTATCCCTGATCATCATCTTCCTTCTGAAAAGACAGATCCAGATGGTACCGAAACTGTATGACCCTACAGACGCTCAGTTTAACGATAAAAATAAAAAATCATGA
- a CDS encoding DUF5684 domain-containing protein, translating into MLTLLQTDPYEGVDAMSGAAAAGLGMGTMIFGLLIYIFYGYCMYKIFQKAGREDAWAAFIPVYNIIVLLDIVKKPIWWFILFLIPFVNIYASWVINDRLAKAFGKETPVYTLLLFFFGFIFVPVLAFSSDKYDSNRIPNDQ; encoded by the coding sequence ATGTTAACTCTTTTACAAACAGACCCTTATGAAGGGGTCGATGCAATGTCTGGTGCGGCAGCTGCAGGACTGGGAATGGGCACCATGATCTTCGGATTGCTGATTTATATATTTTATGGATACTGTATGTATAAAATATTTCAGAAAGCAGGAAGAGAAGATGCCTGGGCAGCTTTTATTCCGGTATACAATATCATCGTCCTGCTGGATATTGTTAAAAAACCAATATGGTGGTTCATCTTATTTTTGATTCCTTTTGTGAATATATACGCTTCATGGGTCATAAATGACAGATTGGCAAAGGCCTTTGGAAAAGAAACTCCGGTATATACTCTTCTTTTGTTTTTCTTCGGGTTTATTTTCGTTCCGGTCCTAGCTTTCAGTAGTGATAAATATGACAGCAACAGAATTCCAAATGATCAATAA